The window TTGCAATATAATCATCCAAATTATGCTAGTGTGTTGACTACATTCTTGAATAAACACTTGAATACAAATCTGAGTTTTGCTGAATACCAAACTTTTATGGAGGGTTGTGGGATGTTTAGTAGAATTGATTTACGTTCTAGTACTTGTGATTACAGAATTAGTGTTGCTTCTGGGTCGGATTGTGTAGCGCATTTGGACACTCAGTTACGGCATTTGTATGTTCAAACTTCTGAAGCATTGATGTATAGCAAAACAAAGGTGAGTGCAGACAGTATTGTCTATTGCATTGACTTGAGTATGTTTGATGCTACAGGAAGGTTGTGGGCTGCCGATACATTGGAAATGATTTTAGCAGAAACAGGAAATTGCAGTGGAGCAAATAATCAGGAGGATTTTGTGGGTACTTTTAGTAGGTTGTTAATCTTGACACAAACTGAACCAGCCTGCGATGGTAGAACACTGTCGGAAGTAGTGACTAACCAATCCTATAGTGACAGTATTTCAATAACTTCGTATTATAGTCTAGAATGGCTTAATTATTTGAATGATAAAGATACTGGATATTATTACCAGTGGAATCATGCAGAGTTGAGTTTTGCTAAGAGAGCTGATTTTGCGGATACTCTACAAGTGTGGGCATTGGCTTGTGATGATGTGCAGGAATTAGTGTTTCCTTTCCACAAGAGTGGTTATGCAGAAGGGTTTGCAGAATATGGAATTTGTAGAATTGTGGAAGAAGATACTTTCTGTAATGACTGTGAAGAGATAAGGCATGAATTAATAAAGTACCAATATGCTTTAGGAACACCATCGAATGAAAGCCCATTAAGGTATTGGACAAGTAAAGATATACGAAAAGTTTTAAAGGATAGCTTGAATGCTGACTATAGGGTTGTATTTGAGAATGATGGTTGTCAAAATTGCCCTGATAAGAAGTTGTTTGTTTGTGAGCAATTGAGCGAGGGTGGAAATGCTTTTGCAACACTTCTAAATAACTTATTAGCAGATGGGAATCTTTTTGAAAATCATGACTTGACATCAGATACGGCATTGTTGCGAAAGATGAATTTTACTGGAGCATTTAATAGTCCACAATTACTGTTTAGTTCTAATATGTCTATTGATACTATTGGAGAATCTCCTGGGTGGGTTTTTGATACATTAGCTAGTTTATGGAATCTACAAATTAAGTTTAACCAAAAAACCACTTTGAAGTTTAGTATTGTACTTGAAGGAGATGGAACTAGTTTTAGTGATATTAAAAGAATATTAAGTCTTAAACCTAAGGCAAATAACGGTGAAGTATATAGTTTTGAGCTGGTATTATTAACAGAAAACGATGTTTTAAATGCCATTGGAGAAAGCAATGGTTTGGTGATGAGCAATTGTTGTGAATATAGAGAGTTGTTGTTGTGCCCAAAAACTATGAGCAGAGAAGGTTTGTACCCTGTTGCTAAACCTTGCAAAGCTGATGAAATTGCCAATGCTTGGGAACAGTCTGGAATTATGTACTTACAATATAAAGATTCCTTGCGCAGAGATTTTAAGAATAAGTATGTGGAACACTGTCTGAACAATGCTAGTGAAAATGCATTGATGAAATACCGTGAACAACAGTATCATTATACTCTCTATCATTATGATTTGGCGGGCAACCTTATTAAAACTGTACCTCCAGGGGGTGTTGAATATTTGGATATGAATGCATTGAGAACGGATAGTATTGCAGATGCCAGAGATGATTATGATAAGGATTTGCATGTTTTCACTAAACACGGATTGGCAAGTTTGTATGAGTACAACAGTTTGAACCAACCTGTGTGGCAAGCCACTCCTGATGGGGGTGTAAGTAAGTTTTGGTATGACCGTTTGGGCAGGTTGGTGGTGAGCCAAAATGCAAAGCAGAAGCTGTTAGGCGATGTGTATAGCTATACTGTGTATGACAGTCTAGGCAGAATTAGAGAGGTGGGTGAAATAACGGGAGATGCGATAAATGAAGTGAGTTTGCGAGCGGAAGACGGATATGAGGAGTATTATATGGGGTGGGTTGATGCAGGCTTAAAAACCCAGATTACGCGCACTTGGTATGATGCACCCATGAGCGAAGATATTGATGATGCGTTTGGAGTGGCAGGACAACAGTATTTGAGAAATAGGGTGAGCAGTACAGCTTATTTTGAATATGCTCCTACAGGTGAATGGGAAACTGAGTTTACTCGCGCTACTCACTACAGCTATGATATTCATGGAAATGTGCATACATTAATTCAGGATTTGCCAGAGTTGGCAAGTGTGGGTCATAGGTTTAAGTATGTGAGGTATGACTATGATTTGGTAAGTGGGAATGTGAAGCGAGTGAGGTATCAAGAGAATGCAGGCGATGCTTTTTACCACCGCTATGAATATGATGCAGACAATCGTCTTGTGTTGACAGAAACGAGTTTGGATGAACGTATTTGGGATAGGGATGCAGAGTATGAGTACTATTTGCATGGACCATTAGCGAGGGTGTTGATTGGAGAAAAAATGGTTCAAGGGGTGGATTATGCTTATTCGCTACATGGTTGGTTGAAAGGTGTGAACTCTGTGAGTTTGAATGCGAATAGGGATATGGGAAGAGATGGTGTAAGTGGAGGAAGAAGGTATGTTGCACGGGATGCGTTTGGCTTTGCGTTGAACTATTACTATGATGCAAATAGTGAGGCAGACTATGAAGCAATTGCACCAGGTGCGAACTGGAATGGAGGAAGGTTGGAAACACAACTGACAAGCGGAGCTAACCAACTTTTTAATGGAAACATAAACAGTATGGTTACAAGTGTTACTCCATTTATGGAAGGTGGACCGATGGCAACGGTGTATAGGTACGATCAGTTGAACAGGATTAAGGGGATGAAAACCTACAGGAATTTTAATCAAAGTACGAATGTGTGGAACAGTGGAGGGACGAGCAATTTCTTTGCTACAAACTATAGTTATGATGCAAATGGAAATATACTTTCTTTGAACAGGAACAGTGGTGATGGAAGCAAACTGGGAATGGATGCGTTGACGTATCATTACAAGGCAGGAACAAATCAGTTGGAGTATGTGGACGATGCGGTGACTGCGGGAGAACATGAGAATGATGTGGATGATCAGGAAGAAGATAATTATGTGTATGATGCAATTGGAAACTTGGTGCAAGATGTGGCAGAAGGGATTGAAGCAATTGAGTGGAATGTGTATGGAAAAGTGCGGAGAATAGTAAGAAGTTCTTCAGCAGTTGACAAACCCGACTTGGAATTTAGGTATGACGCGGGAGGTCAACGAGTGGTTAAGATAGTGAAAGATGGAGCCAACGAGATTGACTGGAAGTATCAGTACTATGTGCGAGATGCGCAAGGGAATGTGATGGCTACTTATGACAAGAAAAGTGTGGTAAGCGGTGATACAAGTGTGTATAGGAAGATTAATGAATGGCTAATAACTAATGAGGGAGGAACTGCATTTGGCGAGTTTGTGGATGGGGAGTTGAAGGGCGGACAATTTGACGGGGCATTGATTGAAGCTATAGTAGAATGGAGTGAAACGGAGAATGTTCTTAGTGGCTATGATGCGTCAGACTTTTGGGGTTGGGATGCAAATATGGCATCTCTTATTATGCAGCAGATTGTTTCGTATGCAAGCCCTCCAACCGAATACGAAGAAGTGTTTGACCTTGTGTGGAACGGTGGTCTGTTCCTTTCGGTAAACGCTGCCATTGTAAACAGTTGCGGAGTGAGCACTCAGAATATGCTGCAAAACCTGCTTATGTCTGACATGTTGAACAACCATTTGCTAATGGGCTTATATACCCAAAGCGCAGGTACGTTTATAGCCATGTACAGCTCAATGGGGGGATTGCCTCCTTACAACGCTCCGGGAATGATAAACTGGATGTGGATGAACTCCACCAACATAGGGATTGCCACAGAGATACTGAATTTTTACAGCCCAACGCAAATACAAACGGCTTTGGACGGAATGCCTTATGTGGTGATGAAGGATTTTGCGATAAACAATTTCAGCGATTTTGTGAATACAATAAATCTGTGTATGATTGCTCTTCCGGGTAATTTCTGGAGTGGGTTCAGCAACCAGGGCATGCTGCGGGATATTATTATGAATCACAGTGCGGCAGAGTACCTGCTTGCGCTGGCAATGAGCAACGACCCTGACTTTGTGAAAAATGTGGCGGAGAATTACAGCTACCTTGTGGCGGAGGCGGTGCGCAAGCTGGACGGCATGAGCGTGGACGCCTACCTTGCCTTGGTGAGAAACCACTACGGAGACGGAGTGCTGGCGGATTTGCTTGCCGCTTTGAGCGAAGACCTTATCTTTACGCAAAAGTTTGTGCTGGATGAGCACCACCTGTACGGCAGTAGCCGTTTGGGCGTGAAAACCCACAGGAGGGTGCTGCTGCGCAAGGAGTTTAGTATTAGTGGATTTGAGGAAGATGGCACTTATATTACGGATGAGGTGACAGATTCGCTTGTTTATGTGGCTTCGAGTGAATACTTTTGTAGGGTGTTGGCACAAAAGCAATATGAGTTGAGTAATCATTTGGGCAATGTTCTTGCAACAGTGCTTGACCGTAGAACAGGTGTTTTTGATGAGGGAGCTGATACGCTGATGTATTATGTGGCGGATGTTGTGAGTGCTACTTTGTATTATCCGTTTGGGCAAGCAATGTTGAGTTATTCTAATATTGAATTTGCTTTTACATACGGGTTTAATGGGAAAGAGAAAGATGAAGAAGGAATGGGCGGTGGTGGTGCGACATATGATTACGGATTTAGAATTTACAATCCTCAAATTGCACGGTTTTTAAGTGTTGACCCACTCAGTTCCTCATTTCCTTGGTACACTCCTTACCAATTTGCTGGAAACATGCCAATAATCGCTATTGATTTAGATGGTTTAGAAGAATTTGTAATTATTAGATGGTGGGAAAACGGAAAGTACAAGGGCACAACAGTGACATATTTGCCTAACAAAGGGAGTGTGAGATTTTATAGGAACAATCCTCAATATGTTAACCATACAATGTATTTAGATATGGAATACAGTGAAAGGCAATATAATTTAATGCATGGCGGAAAAATATTTAAAACAATGAAGGTCGGAGATAAAATTTTGATTAGTGCTCTTTCAGACGAAGCGAGATCTATAATATACAATACAGATAATAACCAGACAAAACCCAAAGAAGGTTCAATATTGACCCCAACACCTGTTAATGAAAAAGAGAGAATTAAAGCAAATCAACAAAAAGCTGCATTTAGCCCTGAGAATAATAGGTGGGGTGGAAGCGAGATAACTCCAAAAGTCACTAATTTACATTATAATACTGACAATAGTGACCCACTTGTTCTATCGCAGAGTGTTATTGACGGGTTTGCTGCTGCGCTTCTAATTAATCCAGATTATGTAATTAGAATTACTGGGCATACAGACAATGTTGGCACTGATCAATATAATAGAGATCTAGGATTAAGAAGAGCAGAAGAAACTAGAGATTATTTAATATCAAAAGGAATATCCCCTGATAGAATTGTAGTTGAAACACAGGGTGAGTCAAATCCTATAAGTTCAAATGAGACTAGTGAAGGCAGAGCTCAAAACAGAAGAGTAGAAATTAGTATAGAACCCCAAAGATTAAATTAATATGAAAATAATACTTGTTTTAACTTCAATTTTTATTTCGTTTTTATTGGGATTTTCATTTCGAAATCACCACTTTAATAAATTAAGCGCTTCTAATTCTGCCAAAATGCAAATTTCCAACGTTGATACAAGCAGGTTTGAAAACGTTTTAGAAATGTATGAAGATATATTCTCTGAAAACTTAAGGATAACTGATATCTATATTGATAGTTTATTTTGTTACCCAAACATGAGAGACAGTGAAGACATAACATCAGACCCATATATGACTTTAGAAGACTACTTCTATAATAACTGTATCATTGCATTAAAAATGGTTAATATTGACAATACTAAAGATATTTTTAGTATTAATAAAAACGGATTCTGTACATTGATAATTGAAAAGAATAAAGAAAAACTAAGGAAAATAACATATTTAAATAGTGGAATTGAAACAATCGTTAATATAGGAGAATTGGATGAAATAAGTGTGCATAACACTATAAATGGGGATACTGTTGGAAATGCCCTATGGATTGATAAAAACTCAAAGCTTACTCGATTATATCAAAACAATTTAGATTCTTTCAGTATAAACTATGTTAAGGTAAATACAACATTTGATACAGTGAAAAACAATAGCCCTTTTGTTGAAGTAAATACAACCACAATTGTAACAAATCCTATAAAATATGGCTTTGACTACTTTTTCGATAATAATAATAATACTGTTAGAAAAAGAACTCATTTTAATGGCGATTCTATTTCTACTATTCAGAGGTGAAGGGGGTAGGTAGTGTTGTAGATGTGTTGATTTTACATTTTAACAAGGTAGTGTTGTAGATTTGGTGTTTTGAGAAAAACCAGAACTTAACCTACTAAAAACCAAAGAAAAGTATCTTTCAGCAATAACAAAAAAGCGGATATAAAGTCCGCTCATTTTTCTAATAAAATCATTTAAGAAAAACTTTTTATCTTCGCTCTACCAAACATGAGAAATTACCATCAAAATACCGCCAGTTTTTACAACCCGTTTGGTAGTAGTATGATGGGGTATTCTAATGAGGAATTTGCTTACTCCTATGACTTTAATGGTAAAGAGACAGACGATGAAACAGGATTGCAGGATTATGGAATGCGTATTTATAATAAAGCTTATGGTAAGTTTTTGAGCGTTGACCCTTTGACATCATCGTATCCTTGGTACACACCTTATCAGTTTGCAGGAAATAAACCGATTAGATATATTGATTTGGATGGTTTAGAGGAATATGATGTTATAATTTGGCTGGGAGCTGACGGAGTATATAGAACAAGAATGCACTTAATTAATGAAGAAGGGCCTTTGAAAGTAAATTATTATGCAAGAAAATTAGCACACACAGAACCAATGGACGGTCTTCCTGGGAAACCACCTTGTCCTGATTGCGCACCGCAAAAGAAGCAATCTACAGATGAACTTATAGTCTCAAAAACTGTAGGTGAAAATGGTGTCACTGAGAATAATATTTGGGCGACTGATAAAATGAAAAATCATACAGAAGGGGCTAATAGCGCAGCTAATCAATCTATTAACAATGGAGTAGTATTTTCAGACCCGGGTTTTAATGGAACAATAGTTACATCAATTCAAGTTAGACGCACTCTAAATACAATAGAAACACCAATTATTAAAAGATCTACTTGGGAAGAAAAAGGAGGTGGTACCTTTAGAAATGCAACAGATAGTGAGATTAATAGTTTCTTTAATAATAATACACTTATGGATAAAGCTTTGAAAAAGGTTAATACTTACAAGAATCCCACAGTATATGTTGCAACAGAAGAACACTTGGTCGCACTTAAAAAACGAAATGATGAACTCGGATTAAATATCAAAATTGAAGTAAATCCTGCAAAGTTAACCCCGTCATTTACTAATGTAACAAGTTATTATTTTGCTTTCGAATATGAAGAGGGAACTACAACTAGTACTACCACCACCACTACAACTACCACCACCACGGCTACAGTAACAGAAGAAGGAGTAACAAATAACACACCAACAACTAGAACAAGATGAAAATGAAACTTATTATATTGTTTGGACTTGCGATTTGCAATTTAAACTGTCAAGGTTCTTTAGTACAATCTATTTCAAAAGATACTAATAAAGAAGATAAATTAATATTTTACCATGCTGATTGGGCTGAGTTTGTCTTAATAATTGTGAAAAAATCACCTGTTTTAGACACTGAAATTCCTTTATCATGCAGAAATGGCAAAAGCAATAAAAGGCTCATAAATGAAGACAAAGGAGATACTACTTTTTTTTATGTATCTGAACATAAATTATCCTTTAAAGAAAGGGATATTCTTTTTAAAGATAGCTTGATTCAATTTAAGGGATATAGATTTGTTGATTTAAAAGAAATTGACACAGGTATTATATCAGATAAACACAGGATGAGTGTTACCTGTTTTGAATGTATATTAGACACAATCTATGACTCTACATTTAAACTCAATTTTCAAGGCAACCACTATGAAACTTATTTTTTAGAAAATATAGAATGTATATTTAAATCAAATGAAAGGTTTTTTATGTCAAGTTATCCAATTCAAAATTATTATCAAATACCTCTTTCAATTGGTTACTTACTTAATGTTGGATTATTCACAGGTTTGGTTTCTGTATCTGATGAAGAAGGGTTTTTTATAGATTGGAGCGAGTTGTCATGGAATTTGGTAGTGTTGTAGAGTTGTTGATTTTACCTTACTCACCATTTATGAAAATAAGAATCAATTTGTTTTTTTGTTTTTATTATTCTCATCCCATTTATTCCTCCATAAAAACGAATATTTGGAATGCTGTCTAACTTTCCTCTTTTAAAATAATAGTAATCATTTGGAACAGTATCTTTATATTTACTTTCTATCCGCATTTTAGAATTTACTGAATCCTTGCTCATTTCAAATACATTGTCGTTATATATAAGACAAACATAAATCCATTCAGATGCAGTTTGATGAGTTTGAATAAAACAAAAAGTATCATTATTCTTTAATAAAACAGTATCTAAATCGGAAGTTTCTAAAGCATGATTTAAGACTTTGCTAAACTTACTAATTTCGTTTTTTTCTTGTTTTCTATTACTAAAAAAGTATCTTAGTCCTTTCCTTTTGGGTGAGATAGAACGAATATGCTTTTTGAAAATATTAATTGAAACATCTAATATGTCCCCTTCTTTTTTTTTCTCATTAATTTGTGAAGATGTAAGAGAAAAAAAACTTAAAGTCAATATTGTAATTAAGTAAAAAAAAAGTTTTTTAATCATATTTAAAAGGTGATTGAGAATGATAATTAACCCAAATAAATTCTTGAAATTCACTACCCATAGGAGAGTAATCTAGTAATCCATTATATCCAGGATTAACAATTTGAATTAATGTGGTTGTATGTACATCAAAAGTAGAATAGCTACCTGTTGAAGTTTTTTGAACTAATTGACCTTTATAATTTCCTAGCTTATCTTTATCTAAACTATAATGGGTTCTTAATGGGTAACCATGCTCCAGTCTAATTTGATTTTCAACATGAACTGCAAATACTTCTGAATATGGTATGGTCTCACTATTATATCCTTCTGTGGAATACCATATTTTATCTGGGTTAAGTCCGAAAACATTTTGTGATTTATTGTAATGATAATCCCAAGCATGCCCGAGTTCATGTCCTAGTACTAAAAAAGGATCCATTGGTGTATTTACAAAATCATCTCCTTTTGCTACAGGTACATTAACTACCACATTAGGATTCCACCCGACTGTTTTAGCATCTACATTATAGTAATTTCTTCTTCCATTTTTACTCTGTCTCGTTATTAGTAATGAACTTTCCATTGAGTGTAAATCATCAATCATCATTTTACCTATTGGGCCAGTATATAACCTATTTAATGCCTGTACAGTTTCGCAAATTACATTATCATTTCCATCATAATCTATTCCTGGGGTATATATGTATGTTCCTGTCTTACTACTTGCATCAGGAATTTTTATTGTATCACCCGCCACATCGCTAAACCAAATTGGATTATTCGCAAAGGCAGCATAAACAGAAATACTTGGATTAGGTTTTGGGTCAACATTCCACCTCCTACCCAACCTAGCATCATACTGCCAATACTCCGCACTATAAGAATTTCCTTTCCCATAAATCTCATCATCTTTCTCTTGGGTATTCATACCGTACGAGTAAGCAAATTCAGAGTTAGAATACCCCATCATACTCATACCGAACGGGTAATACATTACAGCCTCCCCCAACCCCTCCAAAGGAGGGGAGTATTTCCCCCTTTTGGGGGGATTAAGGGGGGCAGTTATTTGACCGCTTTTTTGCATGGTGTTTTCAATGTCAAAAGTAGGGATTTTTTGCCTTGCTTATCATAGTAATCTCTTAATCACAAAAAATCACAGTTTAGACACTTCCACAAAACCCCCAATCTGATACATTACCTACATTACCCATTACCATATTTTATGTACATTCCTCCAATACAATATCATTGAATCATTATTATTGAATTTAAAGTATGCATTTTTATTACTTACATGTATGTTATACCACACATTTTTCTCGAATCCAAAACTCAAAGTGTCAGTAATAATATGCTTTCGTGTATCCGTCCACTTGTAATTAGAATTAGTCTTGAAGAAATGTATATATTTTTTCGCTTTATGATTTTCAGATTTCAGACTAGCAAAACACAATTTTACTATATCATATTTAGCAGGAACTCCTTGAAAACAAAAAGAATCAACACTAAGTTCACAAACTGTAACCCCTTCTAATTTGCAGTTGCTTTTAATATATTCTCTTGTTATTTCAAATGAGCAACTTTTTGCAAAATAGCCCATGTAAATAAGATAGCATGAACTAAGAGAGCAACACAAGAAAATTAAAATTATCTTATCTGGTCGCACTATCCTTAGCAACTTTAAGTATTTTTTGTTCTGCATTTCGTTTAAATTCATATCCTTTTCCTTTATAACTATCAATTGTTACTCTTGGGTCTAGCATATCCTTAGGATTGTTCTTATCTAATCCTAGTTTTTCCATTTCACTGATTTTCCATTCTTTGTATCTTACTAACATGCCGAAAAACATGCTTGCAGTATACGCAGAATTAACAGCTTCGTCACTTGCAGGTCTTCCTGTTATATTATCAATTCCTCTTTTATGTCTTTGTTCTGTAACTCTATTATAGTAAGCATCCCAGCCTTCTATTGCTGCTTTATCACCCGGTAAAGTCCTTACATCTTCTAACCAACAAAAAGTTCCAAGGTCTTCTTGGTCGCGGTCGTGTGTGTATGCGATAGCATCAACTTCATCAATTGGGTTTATAGACCAGTCATAGCTGTTATAGGCTTGTACATCTTTATGAGGTCCAAAAATTGTTTTTGCCCCCTCGCCTTGAAAGAACCCATGTCTTCCTATAGCACTTATACTAAGTCCTCCTCCTTGAGCTATCTCCATTTCCTCAACTTCATCATATATTTCACCATTTGCATTTTCAAATTGATAGATATATTTTACTCCCCTACCTTCGGGTCCAAAACTTTCCGAATACTTTTCATAATTAAATCCTTCGATATCTCTGTAATCACACACGTCTATTATTACTGGAGCATTCCCATCAATTATTTTCACAGTATATGTAATATATTCTGCACCTTCCAAGTCGATTCCGTCAATAGGTCTATTTCCTGCATATTGATAAGGTGTCCACCAAGGGAACTTGCCAGCTTTAGGGTCACGTGACTTGAATCTAATAATTCTAGGGTCATAATCCCTATATTCAAAAGCATAAGAATTTCCATCTCCTGCTATTTCGCTATCCATATATTGTCCACCGAACCCATAAGCATAGCTAAACTCCGCGTTGCTGTAAGCTTGCAGGGTGCTTCCGAACGGGTTGTAAAAACTGGTAGTATTTTGGCGTTGTTTTCTCATGTTTTGTAAGGCGAAGATATGGATTTATTTAGAAAGGCTCAATACAAGTTATTTCGGATGTTTTTTCTAAGAAAATGAGGGAGGTCGCAGGGGTTGTTATTCAAACCCTGATTTTTTGACACCAAGCACAAAAAAAGCCCCGAACTGGCAGGGCTTAAAAATATATTGATGTGTAATCTTTCCTAAAATCTACAACACTACCTTGAAATTATCTGACATGCTTTGAATTCTACAACATCAATTAAATGATAGTTAATATCCTTATTGTCAATGCCATAGTATTTTTTCTTATCATCGAAATATGAACTATCATAATTTATAAATTTCAGAACATAAATACTGTCTTTAAAATAAATCAATATGGTGTTATTTTTAACGACTTCTGCTTTTAAGTATGATACCCATTGAGCATAATTTTTTGTATATACTACATCGTGATAGTTTTCTTCAATTACGTACTCACATGTAGCATTAAGATATTCATCTAAATAATATTCAAGAGTTGAAATTGAATCAATTAACTTTATTTCACTGTAATTACGCATAACTTCGTTATGTCCTCGCATATATGAAAATAAGATGTCCTTTGATAACTTAATACTTTCGTTTGTAGGCAAATTCAGGTAATTTATAATTTTCTCAATTTCTCTTGTTGCAAAAGAAAAACGAATGTTTTCAGAGCCACCAAATAAAGTAATATCAAAGTCGTTT is drawn from Bacteroidota bacterium and contains these coding sequences:
- a CDS encoding OmpA family protein, which codes for MKKMNYPAIFRMLALFFLSCIMQQTFAQNEVSIYSEINYGEEITDLSNPYFCRNVVDDKYVQISTGTSWSLDYKHIWVKNRAILGVRDSLSSVDAWHYAFDLEVVGFDTDDDSTINYVTLDISYDPASTHAYKDKHMFEIEGYHKFGVRIIAIRDSLDNGDPVTLIDLKRNFFIESEIETYRYFKADYSTPVTSLTHGIVNNVITISWTLTGESNPNQYELEWTFVDTCGREESEIEYDFKYNSSRVLLSEKNYSFSMVYDGGVLLYRVRRVRPDSVEFKHYKYSQWYPNKPDHGILTDWGGSNKVYMDIHTNGSKNWQFSMSFAEEGLQKEVVNYFDGSLKRRQGATYLNSENLVLIDESIYDYHGREAITVLPAPGDSSYLSFHPRFNVNETGNPYGSSDFDSIITTGGICERIAPPMGTQSGASRYYSPDNEDTTGKNRFIPNAFGYPFAHTEYMQDGTGRIRRQGGVGISHQLGSNHETRYYYGKPDQELLDRLFGSEAGYNKHYKRNVVQDPNGQMSISLIDQHGRVIATSLAGGVPGLVDTVGSFENVREKVIHLTGDNKILDNKSIVLSYPFTVVSEGIHKFLYNVETPGFVFGCLGLDTCFGCVYDLSFTITDECNTPVVSFTKKIGTLDELCNFEFDLSLQDLIVAEAYDELYDEEFELINGDSIQFYLNIGSYKLQKTLTVNTDSVQYMFEEWMSRDTCVKTREDFYTQYYNEIDFSGCCDTCEQEMDFCESFRMGMEQDLMPGGQYFTYSETEDGVLSLPDSTSILYLNLDRAVRYYALLPTGSFKNANGVADTVDINGNRYLPQQIDFDDFIKHWKPSWTDALIELHPEYCNYKFCVDSLSAVNAYEELMYKTNSYDSAVARGLLNPLDNRANYGYANLDPLYFNGSSINARGTAMRDSMWEFPVDGAVFPIVGVQGDDYSIDIWTLSASLAYCSPFEDDPYQMGACMLAWRDTTVKNDLFNNREFRDLYWQKFRGLYLSKRRIDLENKMLNDKGEYYNETYKNCITGVGLYGDYVNKVPRFPMNSYVNKMKPVAATETGMNNLRTEILDSMKKHQGCEGYLPMWEEQLSNCPGISPLIMDTLLGDLLRICKGASIGDPDRPQFLGGKKSQGIYFEVGGPNTFEEVMIEHLGSEYKSAYCNLDLLGLPMDSGHNYLEDKSFGKISDCQCRQLEEEKDSFFTCESEYIWDEQLANTLLSFFQDLAYDSLLRTNAASHSSPITLNTSLTTQTSFTDLFGTTMGFVLNDVKYSTSGSPLPSNELALHIPEVPKNTENNNGFKCNFRLFLKGGAVFGTNPISQIDSIRPSLDGHDFDLYVQFMGVSRRVGVNSTCFKPSVLCNKNSDLIKAAFLRYFNRKYNSNLNIEDYEYYNSVCSGPGPDSDCSPGPTLKDLEMIAMLNEKIPSLGLTSGSADYKCSTNETDYLVSLSSYRASFFDEYHKYHNFWWESPILDIDDAPINNTYDDPWFAGKGYIGAICYPEFDTIIHCEITFGDPFGELASVGGFTGITSFTGIEYDYKLGQYLVTATNGGSSARLTYNSCYSGCKTPPLSTLHPIEGLGETTASYSYKEQQLYALYSFLNKMAENDSLAKPQIYEIPPITIKTKRPFNPLRIPGIYNDEPPHDEVEDGWFIEQPLYAPIIVASGGSEYRAEAGHGTGFVDSMLIAYIGEDLNDDTKPRCQWNLRKTGNGNNYMYFSEIEFFYDLKPDNEMMKKLIMAGNVKEAGYHFIIKAGKEVGVGDTTWIELRGWNTCMPLFDLEARDFVGMMVQALPSGFGNGCECLTCPQVQEHVDSLFKEYPDLQYNHPNYASVLTTFLNKHLNTNLSFAEYQTFMEGCGMFSRIDLRSSTCDYRISVASGSDCVAHLDTQLRHLYVQTSEALMYSKTKVSADSIVYCIDLSMFDATGRLWAADTLEMILAETGNCSGANNQEDFVGTFSRLLILTQTEPACDGRTLSEVVTNQSYSDSISITSYYSLEWLNYLNDKDTGYYYQWNHAELSFAKRADFADTLQVWALACDDVQELVFPFHKSGYAEGFAEYGICRIVEEDTFCNDCEEIRHELIKYQYALGTPSNESPLRYWTSKDIRKVLKDSLNADYRVVFENDGCQNCPDKKLFVCEQLSEGGNAFATLLNNLLADGNLFENHDLTSDTALLRKMNFTGAFNSPQLLFSSNMSIDTIGESPGWVFDTLASLWNLQIKFNQKTTLKFSIVLEGDGTSFSDIKRILSLKPKANNGEVYSFELVLLTENDVLNAIGESNGLVMSNCCEYRELLLCPKTMSREGLYPVAKPCKADEIANAWEQSGIMYLQYKDSLRRDFKNKYVEHCLNNASENALMKYREQQYHYTLYHYDLAGNLIKTVPPGGVEYLDMNALRTDSIADARDDYDKDLHVFTKHGLASLYEYNSLNQPVWQATPDGGVSKFWYDRLGRLVVSQNAKQKLLGDVYSYTVYDSLGRIREVGEITGDAINEVSLRAEDGYEEYYMGWVDAGLKTQITRTWYDAPMSEDIDDAFGVAGQQYLRNRVSSTAYFEYAPTGEWETEFTRATHYSYDIHGNVHTLIQDLPELASVGHRFKYVRYDYDLVSGNVKRVRYQENAGDAFYHRYEYDADNRLVLTETSLDERIWDRDAEYEYYLHGPLARVLIGEKMVQGVDYAYSLHGWLKGVNSVSLNANRDMGRDGVSGGRRYVARDAFGFALNYYYDANSEADYEAIAPGANWNGGRLETQLTSGANQLFNGNINSMVTSVTPFMEGGPMATVYRYDQLNRIKGMKTYRNFNQSTNVWNSGGTSNFFATNYSYDANGNILSLNRNSGDGSKLGMDALTYHYKAGTNQLEYVDDAVTAGEHENDVDDQEEDNYVYDAIGNLVQDVAEGIEAIEWNVYGKVRRIVRSSSAVDKPDLEFRYDAGGQRVVKIVKDGANEIDWKYQYYVRDAQGNVMATYDKKSVVSGDTSVYRKINEWLITNEGGTAFGEFVDGELKGGQFDGALIEAIVEWSETENVLSGYDASDFWGWDANMASLIMQQIVSYASPPTEYEEVFDLVWNGGLFLSVNAAIVNSCGVSTQNMLQNLLMSDMLNNHLLMGLYTQSAGTFIAMYSSMGGLPPYNAPGMINWMWMNSTNIGIATEILNFYSPTQIQTALDGMPYVVMKDFAINNFSDFVNTINLCMIALPGNFWSGFSNQGMLRDIIMNHSAAEYLLALAMSNDPDFVKNVAENYSYLVAEAVRKLDGMSVDAYLALVRNHYGDGVLADLLAALSEDLIFTQKFVLDEHHLYGSSRLGVKTHRRVLLRKEFSISGFEEDGTYITDEVTDSLVYVASSEYFCRVLAQKQYELSNHLGNVLATVLDRRTGVFDEGADTLMYYVADVVSATLYYPFGQAMLSYSNIEFAFTYGFNGKEKDEEGMGGGGATYDYGFRIYNPQIARFLSVDPLSSSFPWYTPYQFAGNMPIIAIDLDGLEEFVIIRWWENGKYKGTTVTYLPNKGSVRFYRNNPQYVNHTMYLDMEYSERQYNLMHGGKIFKTMKVGDKILISALSDEARSIIYNTDNNQTKPKEGSILTPTPVNEKERIKANQQKAAFSPENNRWGGSEITPKVTNLHYNTDNSDPLVLSQSVIDGFAAALLINPDYVIRITGHTDNVGTDQYNRDLGLRRAEETRDYLISKGISPDRIVVETQGESNPISSNETSEGRAQNRRVEISIEPQRLN